In one Mycobacteroides chelonae genomic region, the following are encoded:
- a CDS encoding YggS family pyridoxal phosphate-dependent enzyme, translating into MTRADELSTALAAVRERVRVAAEAVDRDPQEIELLPVTKFFPAADVQELYSLGCRAFGESRDQEAAAKVAEVGHADIQWHMVGNLQRNKAKSVAHWAYSVHSVDNSRLVAALDTARAAGDSSEPLHVYLQISLDGDTARGGVDIADVAGVDELCAQVVASEHLELAGLMALPPREADADQAFRRLQQEHERVRRRYPQANHLSAGMSNDLETAIKYGSTCVRVGTALMGQRPLTSR; encoded by the coding sequence ATGACGCGTGCCGATGAGCTGAGCACCGCACTGGCAGCGGTGCGCGAGCGAGTCCGCGTTGCCGCCGAGGCTGTTGACCGCGACCCGCAAGAGATCGAACTGCTGCCCGTCACCAAGTTTTTCCCGGCGGCCGACGTCCAGGAGCTGTACTCGTTGGGCTGCCGCGCGTTCGGGGAGTCGAGGGATCAGGAGGCTGCCGCCAAGGTGGCGGAGGTGGGCCATGCGGATATCCAATGGCACATGGTGGGCAATCTGCAGCGCAACAAGGCGAAATCGGTTGCCCACTGGGCCTATTCGGTGCATTCGGTGGACAATTCGCGGCTGGTCGCCGCGCTGGACACAGCGCGCGCGGCGGGGGACAGCAGCGAGCCACTGCACGTGTACCTCCAGATCAGCCTCGATGGCGATACCGCTCGGGGCGGAGTGGATATCGCTGACGTGGCCGGAGTCGACGAGCTGTGCGCGCAGGTGGTCGCCAGCGAGCATCTCGAGCTTGCCGGGTTGATGGCTCTGCCTCCTCGTGAGGCCGATGCCGACCAGGCCTTTCGCCGACTCCAGCAAGAACACGAACGCGTTCGGCGGCGCTATCCGCAGGCGAATCACTTATCGGCAGGAATGTCCAACGACCTGGAGACCGCCATTAAATATGGGTCCACTTGTGTGCGTGTCGGAACGGCGCTGATGGGGCAACGACCGCTAACGTCACGGTAG
- a CDS encoding cell division protein SepF, which yields MSTLHKVKAYFGMAPMDDYDDEYYDDVDAHAPRRASAEDRRYPRRGERFADDAEYGYDEPGYRSGGPGGYAEEDRFAARHPAPREFDRPAPRLGSLRGSAPTRGALAMDPRRAAIFEEGSPLSKITTLRPKDYSEARTIGERFRDGTPVIMDLVSMDNADAKRVVDFAAGLAFALRGSFDKVATKVFLLSPADIDVSAEERRRIAESGFYSYQ from the coding sequence ATGAGCACGCTGCACAAGGTCAAGGCCTACTTCGGCATGGCTCCCATGGACGACTACGACGACGAGTACTACGACGACGTCGACGCGCATGCGCCCCGGCGCGCGTCCGCCGAGGATCGCCGGTACCCGCGCCGTGGCGAGCGGTTCGCCGACGATGCCGAGTACGGCTACGACGAGCCCGGCTACCGTTCCGGTGGTCCTGGTGGTTACGCCGAGGAGGATCGCTTTGCCGCACGGCACCCAGCGCCGCGTGAGTTCGACCGTCCGGCACCGCGTTTGGGCTCATTGAGGGGTAGCGCTCCCACCCGTGGCGCGCTGGCCATGGATCCGCGCCGCGCCGCGATCTTCGAAGAGGGCAGCCCGTTGTCCAAGATCACCACGCTGCGCCCCAAGGACTACAGCGAGGCACGCACCATCGGTGAGCGGTTCCGCGACGGCACCCCGGTCATCATGGACTTGGTGTCGATGGACAACGCCGATGCCAAGCGCGTGGTGGATTTCGCGGCCGGACTCGCGTTCGCGTTGCGCGGTTCGTTCGACAAGGTGGCGACGAAGGTCTTCCTGCTGTCTCCGGCCGATATCGACGTCAGCGCCGAGGAGCGCCGCCGGATCGCCGAGAGCGGCTTCTACTCCTACCAGTAG
- a CDS encoding DUF899 domain-containing protein, which produces MKTPPIVSAPEWDTAYQQMLVEEKAFTRARDALAAKRRRMPWTEVNASYRFEGPEGPMNLLELFQGRRQLIVYRAFIDPGTGDWPVHGCTGCSLMADHIGNLAHLNARDTTLVYVSRGSQADLERIKNRMGWKIPWYTIVPESTFDRDLGVHDWHGHNAFIRDGDRVYRTYFINNRGDEAFNNTWTFLDMTALGRQETWEDSPPGYPQSPAYEWWDWHDEYGSHEPSRWFGDPDPDDPHDPRPVKPCH; this is translated from the coding sequence ATGAAGACACCCCCGATCGTGTCGGCACCGGAATGGGACACCGCATACCAGCAGATGCTCGTCGAAGAGAAGGCATTCACCCGGGCGCGTGACGCATTGGCCGCCAAGCGACGGCGCATGCCCTGGACCGAGGTGAACGCCTCCTATCGGTTCGAGGGTCCGGAGGGGCCGATGAACCTCCTCGAGTTGTTCCAGGGACGCCGCCAGCTCATCGTGTACCGCGCCTTTATCGATCCCGGTACCGGAGACTGGCCCGTGCACGGCTGTACCGGCTGCTCGTTGATGGCCGACCACATAGGCAACCTGGCGCACCTGAACGCACGCGACACCACACTGGTCTACGTCTCGCGTGGGTCCCAGGCCGACCTGGAGCGGATCAAGAACCGCATGGGATGGAAAATCCCTTGGTACACAATAGTTCCCGAAAGCACCTTCGATCGGGACCTGGGCGTGCACGACTGGCACGGACACAACGCGTTCATCCGCGACGGCGACCGTGTGTATCGCACCTACTTCATCAACAACCGAGGCGACGAGGCGTTCAACAACACCTGGACCTTCCTCGACATGACGGCACTGGGCCGCCAGGAGACATGGGAAGACTCCCCGCCGGGCTACCCCCAATCCCCCGCGTACGAGTGGTGGGACTGGCATGACGAGTACGGATCACATGAACCGTCGCGATGGTTCGGCGACCCGGACCCCGACGACCCGCATGATCCGCGGCCTGTGAAACCCTGCCACTAA
- a CDS encoding ArsR/SmtB family transcription factor, translating into MTAVIDDDLWAAVGDPTRRRVFDLILNDGVATATTLSERLPVTRQAVTKHLAVLDKAGLVRATSQGREKQYRANGEQVARIAEQLSAVGAAWDRRLARIKHLAETIEKATS; encoded by the coding sequence ATGACCGCAGTAATCGACGACGACCTGTGGGCGGCGGTCGGCGATCCGACCCGGCGGCGGGTCTTCGACCTCATCCTCAACGACGGCGTGGCGACGGCCACGACATTGAGTGAGCGCCTGCCGGTCACCCGCCAGGCCGTGACCAAACATCTCGCGGTCCTCGACAAGGCGGGCCTGGTCCGTGCCACTTCCCAGGGGCGGGAGAAGCAGTATCGCGCCAACGGCGAGCAGGTCGCCCGCATCGCCGAGCAGCTCAGCGCCGTGGGAGCGGCTTGGGATCGCCGACTGGCACGAATAAAGCACCTCGCCGAGACCATAGAGAAGGCAACATCATGA
- a CDS encoding SRPBCC family protein — MSYERIERELYVDAPPEVVFSVISRPEHMKQWWPDDAEFAPAPGARGQISFHGEEAGEVHVYGLTLVDVEPPRLFSFRWCYPEGHLANDGNSLLVTFELTPSGAGTRVHMTEVGFRDQGRTEAEVVEQYESHEEGWAQHLPRLAPCVGELAGRS, encoded by the coding sequence ATGTCATACGAACGCATCGAGCGCGAGCTGTACGTCGACGCCCCACCGGAGGTCGTCTTCTCCGTCATCAGCCGCCCGGAACATATGAAGCAATGGTGGCCGGACGACGCCGAGTTCGCCCCGGCTCCGGGCGCCCGGGGCCAGATCTCCTTTCACGGCGAGGAAGCCGGTGAGGTCCATGTCTACGGCCTGACGCTCGTCGACGTGGAGCCGCCGAGGCTGTTCTCATTCCGTTGGTGTTATCCAGAAGGGCACTTGGCGAACGACGGGAATTCGCTACTGGTGACATTTGAGCTCACGCCCTCGGGCGCGGGCACGCGGGTGCACATGACCGAAGTCGGCTTCCGGGACCAGGGACGCACCGAGGCCGAGGTCGTCGAACAGTACGAGTCGCATGAGGAAGGCTGGGCGCAGCACCTGCCCCGGCTGGCTCCCTGTGTGGGCGAGCTGGCAGGGCGGTCATGA